A genome region from Littorina saxatilis isolate snail1 linkage group LG16, US_GU_Lsax_2.0, whole genome shotgun sequence includes the following:
- the LOC138950180 gene encoding tropomodulin-like (The sequence of the model RefSeq protein was modified relative to this genomic sequence to represent the inferred CDS: added 10 bases not found in genome assembly), translating to MEDITPMLTAAEREKAMSALLGKQADDIPDIDLDNLDDLLNALSHEELEELNGDFDPDNSLLPPSQRSRNQTDKEATGPFSRQHLLTFLEKQAKTEKDWEQNKSYVKESKGKKFVAKEQERTTVNEDDTAMETEWDEILVSASEEELVDLAAVLGFHSMLTQTQYYASLRDETVHEGGFTGAAKAQELKLVPDEAPNTTDIEESIKQLKANDPKVKVLNLNNLKNVSIDKLCEVCEALKDNTSCIHFHLAGVAASDRVGKTLAEALAVNKTLKTVNVESNFLSPEIILELVKAVNVNQSVIELRVSNQKPEVLGNKVEMAISKLLQENKTLLRFGVTFEYADARIRTNERLKQNFDDLRKKRVGK from the exons CGCGAAAAAGCCATGAGTGCGTTACTGGGAAAGCAGGCGGATGACATCCCCGACATTGACCTTGACAACCTGGATGACCTTCTCAACGCCCTGTCCCACGAGGAGCTGGAGGAGCTCAATGGAGACTTCGACCCAGAC AACTCCCTGCTGCCCCCGTCCCAGCGATCGCGCAACCAGACGGACAAGGAGGCGACAGGTCCGTTCAGTCGCCAGCACCTGCTGACCTTCCTGGAGAAGCAAGCCAAGACGGAGAAGGACTGGGAGCAGAACAAGTCCTACGTCAAGGAGAG AAGTTTGTGGCCAAGGAACAGGAGAGGACGACGGTGAACGAAGATGACACGGCCATGGAGACAGAGTGGGACGAGATTCTCGTCTCAGCCTCAGAGGAGGAACTCGTCGACCTGGCAG cTGTGCTTGGCTTCCACAGTAtgctgacacagacacagtacTACGCTTCTCTCCGGGATGAAACCGTTCACGAGGGTGGCTTCACAG GCGCGGCCAAGGCCCAGGAGCTGAAGCTGGTGCCCGACGAGGCGCCCAACACCACCGACATTGAGGAGAGCATCAAGCAGCTCAAGGCCAACGACCCCAAGGTCAAGGTCCTCAACCTCAACAACCTCAAG aacgtGTCGATCGACAAGCTGTGTGAGGTGTGTGAAGCGCTGAAGGACAACACGTCGTGCATCCACTTCCACCTGGCCGGCGTTGCCGCTAGCGACCGGGTAGGCAAG ACGCTGGCCGAGGCGCTAGCGGTCAACAAGACGCTGAAGACGGTCAACGTGGAGTCCAACTTTCTCAGCCCGGAGATCATCCTGGAGCTGGTCAAAGCCGTCAATGTCAACCAGTCCGTCATCGAGCTGAGAGTGTCCAACCag AAACCGGAGGTACTGGGAAACAAGGTGGAGATGGCGATCTCCAAGCTGCTGCAGGAAAACAAGACGCTGCTTCGCTTCGGCGTCACCTTCGAGTACGCTGACGCCAGGATACGGACCAACGAACGCTTGAAGCAGAACTTTGACGACC TACGCAAGAAGCGGGTGGGCAAGTAA